AATCATTGCTGATAGGTTTTGTTGAGCACACAAGTAATGGCATAATGTTGTGCAATGATACATTGTTGGTATTTGACATTCTTTTATTCATGGGCGTTGTATACATTGCATTAAATAATGGCTAGATTGTATCATAAGACACACATGGGAAAATATTGAGATTAACACATCCTCCAATCACAAGCAATCTttagatgtgttttttcttaGACATCTGGAAGACTGTCTGCATTCCTGTGTATTTACTAATCACATACCTGTTTTAACTCTGTAGTGCAGGAATGCCAAAAGACTTAATGTTAAGCCATGGGTGGATGGTGTCTGTCTGAACATGACATTAGGTTGATAATGCTAGTCGTAGTTTTTTAGTGTttccagctgaagaaaagaTCAGGTCTATGTGTTGTTCTTTGTGTGAGTTTTATGATGTTTCTATCCAGTAACCTGATTGTCCTGAGGATGTGCTTTTTGATTAATTTAACACCGTACCTCTCTAATACTGCTCTGCTGTCCACGCACAAACTATTAGTTCCTGTCTCCATGCTTTTCATGCTTAGCTTTGCAGGCTCATGTCGTGTGTGTATACTTGACAGCTCTGTCAGTGCTGTGTCACGCTGTGTGCATTGAGTACTTGCAGGTATTGGCAGGCTGTCTACTAACTTGACGCTCCTGTTGCTTTCTAGGCAGATCGTGGCTCGTGGCCTGCTTGATGTGCTTCGAGAGTTCAGTGACAATGAAAATGACTTTATAAGTGTCATGGAGACAGTTGCCAGAATGTCAGAAGATGGAGGTAGATGCATTTTCCTTTTCACCTATTCAGTTGTTCTGTCTCTAGATAATTCTGTGCTTTTTGACTGTGGTTTCTTTCcctttaaaaaatgtctttattaaaCTCAATTGAACTCTTTCAGGATTTCATCTTTATATGTGATCACATAACACTTGCATTGTGATGCACACATTTGATGTTAGTATGTGTGCATTAAGCTTCTGCTTTAATGTGTGTACTCAGAGCCTACAGTGCGAGCTGAACTGATGGAGCAGGTTCCCAACATCGCCATGTTCTTACACGAGAGTCGGCCCAACTTCCCAGCAGCTTTCTCAAGATACTTGGTGCCCATTGTAGTCCGATATCTCACTGATCCAAACAACCAGGTaattttcatatttaacacTTTTCTAGCTGATTTTTAcaatgaaaacaacaataaatactgGTCAAGAAGGCCAAgcagtaatttatttattttttgtttgtttcgtGTTCATTTTTGTGAGCTTCTTTTCTAAGCTTTTAGGAAATAAGAGAAgtagaaaaaatttaaaagtaaaactcTTTGAACTTCCTCCCATCTTTTCCAGGTGCGGAAGACGAGCCAGGCAGCGCTGCTTGTTCTGTTGGAGCAGGGCCTCATCTCTAAAGCTGATATGGAGACCAAAGTTTGTCCAGTTCTGCTTGAACTCACAGAACCCAGCAGTGACGATGACTACAAAATTGAGGCAGTTGCTGTAAGAAACCTGTCGAGTAGTTATCGTAGAAGTAGGCTCAGAGAAATTTTGCTGAAAACCACATGGGTACTAGACAAACTGCTTTTAAACTACAGGTATAATTTGTGGCCCAGATATTAAATCAATGCACGTTCAGTGCAAGCAGAGAGGTGCCGTGGgtttattttgttactttacTGTGATCAGTCAATGCCTTTATCTAATCCAGTCACcagtctaaaataaaaaatgattgaTGCTGGCAAAGATTGTTTTTGCATTGTCTAAACTTATATTTGTCATGCATTATAGAACTGtcaaagattttaaaaatgcGTTTGATGAATTCAAAAATTCAATTTGCAATGCCTCCCATTTTAAATTATATGTAAAGGCTCGAAGTTGAAtgtgattattatttatattctatTGTATTTAGGTGTTGGCTATTGGCTAATTCACTTAACCAAATTCAAATTAAGTTTTCAAAAATCACATTCAGCCTCCTCATAACTTTGTCCGTATGTCTCCTCTGACAGATCATGTGTAAAGTTGTCACCATGTTGAGCAAAGACACAGTGGAGCATCTTTTGCTGCCACGCTTCTGTGACCTGTGCAGTGATGCCCGGCTCTTTCAAGTTCGCAAGGTAATGACCTCCAAACCATTTTCATCTTGTCCAAAGGTCAAGATACTTTTTGCCAGTCTGAAATTACTTATGAGTATGAACCTACTCGATATTCACTTTCAGACTGCAGTCACAGCTGAGCAATCAGTTAGAGTTGAGCataagtgtgttttatttttttttttgttttaattttttattcaagTTAAATTCAATAACACTGAGTCAGCCTTAATTTTGTTGGGCGCATCACTGTGGCCTACACTACGCTGTTGTTTTCTGTGAGGAATGTTAATTCTCTGGTGTAACTGGTGCCAGTTGGGGAAGGGTACTTAGGATTTGCTTAAGTGGTCACTGTGAATACTTTTTCGAGCTCTTTTGTTATTGTGAGACTTTTTGTGGCTTTGTGtaatcctctttttttttctgaagctAAACTTCAAATTAATGACTTTCTATGCCACTTTAGCCCAGGATAGACTAAAATAAGCATATGTGTTGCCCAGGACGGCAGTCTCAATAACACATACTAATCCTTATTTCATACAATGAGCGATCAGAAATGTAGCATGTCTGAAAATTGTACAATATGGGGTAATAATATGAACACTTTCTTAGTGGTAGAAATATTATAAGAGTGTTTATTGTATTAATAAATGCTTGAATTAAATGTTGTTAGAATTGCAACATAAGTAAGAGCTACACGGTAGGACATGTGATCTAGAATTCTGTTccaaaattacattaaatgttttgtacctttcttttatttaaattgaaattaaattccTATGGTCATGTAAATACTGCATGAACAAGGCAAACTACCCGCAGGacttcacacaaacaaatgcacaggGCTcatgttgccaggcaaccacTGCATACAAGTAATAGAGAAATACTGAATGATCGAACTAGAGGAGATCtgtgtaataataatgttattagttGTTAATATTCCTATTAGTGTTATTGGAATTGGTATCCTTTTGAGACACCATGCAGATCTGTAACCTCTTGTGGATTATGTTTGATggtttcaaatatttttatttatttgggaCTTGTTCATCATCATGTTTTACAGGTCTGTGCAGCCAATTTTGGAGAGTTTTGTTCTATTGTGGGTCAGGAGGCAACTGAAAAACTATTGGTGAGAAGCTCCCAAGACTTTTTCTTTCAACATGTTAAATCTTTATGTAACATGGCAGTTTACATTGGTGTCCTTTAAGAATTTCCTGCTCTGTGTATGATTTAATCAATATTAGgttaactatatatatatttaatataaggTATActaacatgttgttgtttttttcacgtAGATGCCCAAGTTCTTTGATCTGTGCTCAGACAGTCTGTGGGGCATCAGGAAAGCTTGTGCTGAGTGCTTCATGATGGTCTCCAATTCCACTTCTCCGGAGGTGCGACGTGCGAAATTGTCCCCCCTGTTCATCAGCCTTATCAGTGACCAGTCTCGCTGGGTAAGACACACTCaatcgcgcacacacacaggacaaacTGTAATTCATATGATTGCATACAATTACAGGCACGTGTGTGTAACATCCTCTGTACTATGACGAGAGAGCAGTTGCTGCTTAGACGTAGAATCTGAAagtctttttttcctcattaCTGTGCACCTTCATGTTACTGGTTTTAAGATACAATCATTCTGAAAGGGGGAGTTCATTCAGAGAAGAAAAAATTCACTGGTGAAAAGGAGCAATAAAACGAGCTGATGCGAAATGGAGAATCTCTAACTGTTATACCACTTTGGTAAACTTTCTAATTGGGTGCAGAAATAATTATCAATGGGGCTTGAAGGGTTTTTAGATTAAAGGACACTTTGAAACGCGGAGGAAAGGAAGTGATTGAATCGCCGATCATCCGATTATGGGTGACCCGCTCTAAACCCCggccttcatttgagtccatgTGGTGGCCAAAATTTATGACCGCATGGATAGTTTAAGCTGACAAACATATGTGATCTTGTCTGTGTATCCAGGCACCCAGTGTACTATAAACAGAACAACATGTGGTTCCACTGTCCGTGTCTGTGTGCTATTTTGGACTATCCGGCTGTTAATGTGGTTCCACATGCAAATAGGATACGATTGTAAGCAAATAAATATGAGCTTTAGAATTATGAAAAATATCTGTCGACATGATTAAACTGACAGATTCCTCTGCCCCACTTTTAGGTGCGACAGGCTGCCTTTCAGTCTTTGGGGCGTTTCATCTCCACCTTTGCCAATCCCTCCAGCACAGGCCTTCACTTTAGAGAGGACGGCTCTCTACTAGAGGTTGCCAGGTGTACATTGGACAGGTAAGACTGCCTGACTTTCATCACCACTGCAACAATTGACAGTTATTTACAGCTGTTGGTTCTCCATCAATCCTGCTCATAATTCACTGGGCATGATCAGATAAAGGTTTATCTGCAGAAACAGGGAAATGAGAGAATTTGAAGTTGACCAAATGTGTTTCCCTGAATTATTTTACCTAGAAAGTCATGTTATCTTTTTAGAGAGATCTTGTAGAGTTTGAAATATACACGTTGACTATGTTTCACAAATTTTTAACTAGGGTTTAAGGTTTGCTCCTGTTCAAAGCTCAACAATTGTGAGCTCAGATGCAGGTGGGGAAATGTACATTGGCCTTGCGTAGTGCAGCTACACAGTGCAGACAAAAGTTTTCTTATACATTGTGCTCATTGTTACTTTCATTTCAGCGACTGCTCTCTAAATTCTCTGAACTGCTCCGACATAAGCGGCTGCCACACGGAAAGAACCATCGCTCACACACCTCCCAATCAGGATGGCCGTGCTACGCCATCCCCAGAGCACATTGTAACAGCTGACTGTGAAGAAATGCACAACTTTGACGACAACCACAGTTATATTCCTGGAGAAATGCGCCACGCCTTCACCCACACAGTTTCAAACAGCAGCCCTACGACTACAAACAAcgctaaaaacacaaaagaaacagagcagacagatgaGAACTTTAATTCTTTCCACTATTGGAGATCTCCGTTACCAGACATCAGCGGGGAACTGGAGATGCTAAATTGTCAAACTTCAGAGAAAGTGTTCGACAGGGAGGAaaacaaagaggaggaggaacctGAAGATGATTGTCCTGATTCCAAGTCCAGCCCTGGCAAAGCTACCAGCGACCAGATCCAAAAGGTCTTAGACTGTTTGCAACCCCACATGGATGACCCTGATGTACAAGGTTGGTAGAAAAAGCCCAAACACATATGATTAGCTGTAGAACTTCAGCAGTGTATTGGCATGTCAATTGAATTATGTATGTTAATTTACCATCAGCTCAAGTCCAAGTGTTGTCAGCAGCTCTGAAGGCAGCCCAGCTCGACAGCCCGACAGACGACAGCCCAATAGACGACATCCCGACTGAACCCCAGTCAGAAGAGCAGCCTGAGAACAACACCGACAGCCTGTCTGTGGAGGTTCAGTCAGAGAGTGAAGAGAGTCCCACAGaagaggagcaaacgctggaAACTCCTCCAGCCTCGGAGTCCAGCCCTGTCCAGGAGCAAGGTGATGAAGAGACGCAGACGGAGCCCCTGGAGGACCCGAAGGACAACGAAGAGTCTTCTCCTGACTCCCCCATTTTAGTAGGAGACAATTCAGATCTTTGCAGTGTGTTAGGTCATCTGTTGTTTATATGGCCGAGCAGATATACTCAGTAACAACATGACCAGGAAATCTTTGTAGTTAAAATTTCTATGATCTCATGACTAAATCAATAATAACGAATGTTGAagtttgaaaaagaaaagcattatTGAAGAgtttaacaataaaaactgagctagtcctttttttttttttttgttttttttttttgtcagcctATTTTGATAAGATTTGACTTGGAGTTctggaaaacaaaagcaaacattacCACAATTTATTAGATTTTGATTCAGATCCTAATCCTGATTGGTGCCATCACCATTTCTTTTTatctgtgatttttatttttttttttcatatatatataaaaataaataatataaataagaaGACTCGGTGACAACAAATGTTTGCTTCTTTGAGGAGACATGCGCTTGTTCCCTAATGGGGCATGTGGATTTGTATTTTCCTCAGGAGTCTGAACTAATTGAGAGTGTGGAGGCGGAGAGAAAGGAAGACACTGCTCACAGCCCAGTGTTTGAGGATAAGCCTAAGATCCAGGTCAGTCAGAACGTCCATCATACATTCGAGAAATATTGATCAAAACCTTACAGTTGGTATTAATCGGCAGAAACATGCCTCCTGCCTGTGCATCCCTTCTCTAGGATCATCAAACTCTATAATCTCTTGTCCCCAGAATGTCATCCCCCAGCAGCTGTTGGATCAGTACCTCTCTATGACAGACCCGGCCCGGGCCCAGACGGTGGATACGGAGATAGCCAAACACTGTGCCTTCAGCCTGCCGGGTGTAGCACTCACGCTGGGACGACAGAACTGGCACTGCCTGAAGGACACATATGAAACCCTCGCTACTGATGTGCAGGTAGGCAGAGAAGTGGGAAGTTATGAGTAATTTGGGATTAGATTTGCTGTTTCAATCCAAAATGAGTGTTGAACCACATGGCAAAATACAACAAGAAAATGATAAACCAGAACTAATGTGGTGGTTCCGAATTGAGCCATCTTGAAGAAGAATGCTTAACAGTGATGTTTTGTAGGAAAATCTAAGCCAGTACACTAATGAGCAAACGGCTGTGGTAGCAGAGGTTTATGCTTTACCAAGACCATGTGGTGAATTATAGATAATCGTGTATTTCAATTTAGCCTTTTAATTCCTTAAAGAAGTGTCTTGCATTTTCAGTGGATGAA
Above is a genomic segment from Micropterus dolomieu isolate WLL.071019.BEF.003 ecotype Adirondacks linkage group LG18, ASM2129224v1, whole genome shotgun sequence containing:
- the ppp4r1l gene encoding serine/threonine-protein phosphatase 4 regulatory subunit 1 isoform X2 → MAGLSLYFEDGHDDLDDFGFDDYGSECDGIRITAFLDAGQDNLTPLGRLEKYAFSENVFNRQIVARGLLDVLREFSDNENDFISVMETVARMSEDGEPTVRAELMEQVPNIAMFLHESRPNFPAAFSRYLVPIVVRYLTDPNNQVRKTSQAALLVLLEQGLISKADMETKVCPVLLELTEPSSDDDYKIEAVAIMCKVVTMLSKDTVEHLLLPRFCDLCSDARLFQVRKVCAANFGEFCSIVGQEATEKLLMPKFFDLCSDSLWGIRKACAECFMMVSNSTSPEVRRAKLSPLFISLISDQSRWVRQAAFQSLGRFISTFANPSSTGLHFREDGSLLEVARCTLDSDCSLNSLNCSDISGCHTERTIAHTPPNQDGRATPSPEHIVTADCEEMHNFDDNHSYIPGEMRHAFTHTVSNSSPTTTNNAKNTKETEQTDENFNSFHYWRSPLPDISGELEMLNCQTSEKVFDREENKEEEEPEDDCPDSKSSPGKATSDQIQKVLDCLQPHMDDPDVQAQVQVLSAALKAAQLDSPTDDSPIDDIPTEPQSEEQPENNTDSLSVEVQSESEESPTEEEQTLETPPASESSPVQEQGDEETQTEPLEDPKDNEESSPDSPILESELIESVEAERKEDTAHSPVFEDKPKIQNVIPQQLLDQYLSMTDPARAQTVDTEIAKHCAFSLPGVALTLGRQNWHCLKDTYETLATDVQWKVRRTLAFSIHELAVILGDQLTAADLVPIFNGFLKDLDEVRIGVLKHLYDFLKLLHADKRREYLYQLQEFMVTDNSRNWRFRYELAEQLILIIELYSHYDVYDYLRQIALTLCSDKVSEVRWISYKLVVEILQKLYACRADDLGLNFINELTVRFCHCPKWVGRQAFAFICQAVVEEDCMAMEQFSQHLLPSLLSLSSDPVANVRVLVAKALRQSVMEKAYFKEPGCAYSDELEETVMALQSDKDRDVRFFASLDPNKGLMDTAPLI
- the ppp4r1l gene encoding serine/threonine-protein phosphatase 4 regulatory subunit 1 isoform X1 produces the protein MFATMGSPSNCLILAGLSLYFEDGHDDLDDFGFDDYGSECDGIRITAFLDAGQDNLTPLGRLEKYAFSENVFNRQIVARGLLDVLREFSDNENDFISVMETVARMSEDGEPTVRAELMEQVPNIAMFLHESRPNFPAAFSRYLVPIVVRYLTDPNNQVRKTSQAALLVLLEQGLISKADMETKVCPVLLELTEPSSDDDYKIEAVAIMCKVVTMLSKDTVEHLLLPRFCDLCSDARLFQVRKVCAANFGEFCSIVGQEATEKLLMPKFFDLCSDSLWGIRKACAECFMMVSNSTSPEVRRAKLSPLFISLISDQSRWVRQAAFQSLGRFISTFANPSSTGLHFREDGSLLEVARCTLDSDCSLNSLNCSDISGCHTERTIAHTPPNQDGRATPSPEHIVTADCEEMHNFDDNHSYIPGEMRHAFTHTVSNSSPTTTNNAKNTKETEQTDENFNSFHYWRSPLPDISGELEMLNCQTSEKVFDREENKEEEEPEDDCPDSKSSPGKATSDQIQKVLDCLQPHMDDPDVQAQVQVLSAALKAAQLDSPTDDSPIDDIPTEPQSEEQPENNTDSLSVEVQSESEESPTEEEQTLETPPASESSPVQEQGDEETQTEPLEDPKDNEESSPDSPILESELIESVEAERKEDTAHSPVFEDKPKIQNVIPQQLLDQYLSMTDPARAQTVDTEIAKHCAFSLPGVALTLGRQNWHCLKDTYETLATDVQWKVRRTLAFSIHELAVILGDQLTAADLVPIFNGFLKDLDEVRIGVLKHLYDFLKLLHADKRREYLYQLQEFMVTDNSRNWRFRYELAEQLILIIELYSHYDVYDYLRQIALTLCSDKVSEVRWISYKLVVEILQKLYACRADDLGLNFINELTVRFCHCPKWVGRQAFAFICQAVVEEDCMAMEQFSQHLLPSLLSLSSDPVANVRVLVAKALRQSVMEKAYFKEPGCAYSDELEETVMALQSDKDRDVRFFASLDPNKGLMDTAPLI
- the ppp4r1l gene encoding serine/threonine-protein phosphatase 4 regulatory subunit 1 isoform X3; this encodes METVARMSEDGEPTVRAELMEQVPNIAMFLHESRPNFPAAFSRYLVPIVVRYLTDPNNQVRKTSQAALLVLLEQGLISKADMETKVCPVLLELTEPSSDDDYKIEAVAIMCKVVTMLSKDTVEHLLLPRFCDLCSDARLFQVRKVCAANFGEFCSIVGQEATEKLLMPKFFDLCSDSLWGIRKACAECFMMVSNSTSPEVRRAKLSPLFISLISDQSRWVRQAAFQSLGRFISTFANPSSTGLHFREDGSLLEVARCTLDSDCSLNSLNCSDISGCHTERTIAHTPPNQDGRATPSPEHIVTADCEEMHNFDDNHSYIPGEMRHAFTHTVSNSSPTTTNNAKNTKETEQTDENFNSFHYWRSPLPDISGELEMLNCQTSEKVFDREENKEEEEPEDDCPDSKSSPGKATSDQIQKVLDCLQPHMDDPDVQAQVQVLSAALKAAQLDSPTDDSPIDDIPTEPQSEEQPENNTDSLSVEVQSESEESPTEEEQTLETPPASESSPVQEQGDEETQTEPLEDPKDNEESSPDSPILESELIESVEAERKEDTAHSPVFEDKPKIQNVIPQQLLDQYLSMTDPARAQTVDTEIAKHCAFSLPGVALTLGRQNWHCLKDTYETLATDVQWKVRRTLAFSIHELAVILGDQLTAADLVPIFNGFLKDLDEVRIGVLKHLYDFLKLLHADKRREYLYQLQEFMVTDNSRNWRFRYELAEQLILIIELYSHYDVYDYLRQIALTLCSDKVSEVRWISYKLVVEILQKLYACRADDLGLNFINELTVRFCHCPKWVGRQAFAFICQAVVEEDCMAMEQFSQHLLPSLLSLSSDPVANVRVLVAKALRQSVMEKAYFKEPGCAYSDELEETVMALQSDKDRDVRFFASLDPNKGLMDTAPLI